The genomic DNA ttaatttatcgaaaaaaagtaaataaatagtaaaaaggtatgaaaaaaataatataatatcaatataataaaacatttagtacaaagaaaatgctctaacggagtatagataattctatgtcgatcgttacacgacttcggttcatgttattgttttaattcatcgaaaaaaagtaaataaatagtaaaaaggtatgaaaaaaataatataattaaacttttagtacaaagaaaatgcccgaacggagtataaataaataatccaagttgtctttatcctcgatagatggcgttgggatcgaaatagatcgcgctatggtttcgttacattcatttagttgggtatcggccgagcgcttcggtactatcgtagaaaaagtgtattatcagtcgtatgattatttgtctgtagtggtcctgctgtttcgtatattctaaattggtttcgttgtatttgtcaattaataagtttatttgttgggttttcctggttttttggttaaactatttaacgtaggtttagtttgatatcgattattagtagttactgtagttagtttttttaataaaattgttagtctatttttttttaattagattagatttaagtcgtttcttttaaattatttagtttaagcttggttattatagcatagaggataggttgtaatatagtttcttttttaattgttataaattcgtaattcgtagctttctttagttttaagttactttaagtccgtttttaaactattttttcaatgccctaagtgagtatacatctattaaattcaaacgcagagctcattatgttgatttttgaagagttccctggaatatcttccacatctcatttttgaagagatcccgcgagatcgggaactatgtggttaaaaccaaaaatttgccgtaagtcactattccacgcgaacgaagtcgcgggcaaaagctagtgcttaaataaagttttgtaCTAAGATAGTCCATAAGCAACGATTACGCAAATATGTCAGTTAAAATtgatcattgaatgatttccttATACAAGTACCTAGTTTCCTTTAAGTGATTCTATATGCATATGCCCAGGTCTACCTAGAATGTTAAACAAACGATAAAACCTACTCGTCTAAACCTGTTCTAGAATAAGACCTATAAAGAAAATATCTCAATCTAGTCTTTGTTAACTGATGACTAACCACAACACGGCGATACAAAACATTGCATTTAGAATAAGGAAATGAAATGTAGCTATAAAGCTCTTCAGATGTTTATAGGTAAACGTGCAATAAATTGTCGGTTGGATTGAGTTAAGAGCATTATAAAGATTGAACGAGGAGAACATTAAAGCAACCGTATACTAAAGATAAAGCGAAACATCAAGCGTTCTCTTTCGTAACCAATAGTGAAGTATGTATGTGTCTATTAACAGGAGCGCGGCCTGGTGTCTGGTGTCTGCTGTATGGTACCTATACCAGTATACCACGTGCGCGCTTGAGCTTACCGCTTTCCACTAACAACAATGTCGTGACTCGGTCATTACCTACTTCACCCCATACCCACTTCTACACTTTTCCAGATACTCAGTTTCACCTCCTTTACTTTTTAGATCCTATTCGCAATTTTCGCAAATCATTAatcatttacaaaacattaaccTTTTTCACTTAAGGTTATTTGATAATTTCCTGTACTAAACGAAAGCCttaattcaaaacaaacaataaaatcaaatattgatttaaaaacaaactggaACCAGCCTTTGTTTCTTCAAATATCAGAATGAATGAATCCTTGACATTTGAAATACTCTGTGAGTCAACTTAGTGCACCATAATATCGAAAGTTGAAAAAGGGCGAGGTCGTATCGCACGGAGCGACCTACCGGAGGTACTGTCAACGCTATCCTAGGTTGCAGTATAGCCATCAGTCAACACATCAATTGAGCTACGGTTGAACCAAACCAGTCATAGTACTCGACAACCTGAGTTCTTTCTGCGTACTTCCAGTCGCCGTCACGCGCGCCAGTCACCGCTGAGACGTTCATCCGTACGAGCGTGCTGCGCGCGCGCCTCCAACCGCCGAATTCGAATTTCTAATCGTGACGCAAACTAGTGTTGTGAGTTGTGCCAATTCGTGACAGTGTACTATACCATCTATGTTACCAATGCTgaattaacaaaattacaatgatGTGAAGTGACAGATATCAATGTGATTGTTCGATAACTATGGAAGACGTTTGCATTTTTATGGTAAGGAagtgtgttttttattattatatttatgggtTCGTTGACATTGTTAGCGGACAATACATATTCGCAATGCATTTCTGTTGTTTTTGTGACTACATGTGtacaaattttctttttattttagaacataatattcCACTCAAACTcgatttaatgtttaattagaatcatcaattataattattgaatcAACTGCAACCTACACGgcactttaataaataatgatacattaacagcaataaataatcaaatgaaAACCAGCACATGAACACCTAATTGAATGATTTATTATCTCGATCAAGAAAACTTAATTAGTACGAGTACTTAACGAAAAATAATGCACAAACAAAAAACCGTCACTTAGCAACCTTGAGACGAACTAGAAttcaatactaaataaattgatGTCTTACATTTCCAAGTAATTAGAATTTGCACATAGCAAGCCGCGGTTCTCTAGTttcgtaataatttattaaaacaagcgTTATTGAAACTGGAATAAGTAGACTGAATCAGCATAAAGGCGTAACCGCGTAACATCGAGAGTCGTCTCACCTCTCGCACATACGTAGCCATTGCCATATGGACTCGATGCATATTAATGTGGACCGCATAACTCCTTACCTCCAACAATGTGGTTACGACACTTCCTGGTACGAAGCAAGCCCGAGCTACAGGAAACAATACGACAAACAAAGCCTGGGCGATTTACTTAGACCTATAGAAAGtggtaaaaatgttttatgaatcCTTTAGGGTCGACACAAAAAAGTGTTGTTTAACTGCgagcaaataaaaaagaacaatggTACTCCAACTTATTACCTGGCGGGATGAGTCCCTAAGTGTGACATTGCATAAGCTTGCACGATGCAAAATAACATTATCACACTGTTATCAGAACTCGTCACTACTAATGATATCAAGTAAGATCACAGAAAACAACTTGTTGACCAAACAAGGACACATGTGTTTTCAGACAATCATGACGTTTTCTTACCTACTCgatattgtttaattctgtCATCAATATTCATTTAATGCCATGGTCGTACTGATTCAATAAACATACGTTTGACAGTCGCGAAATTGTGACTTAATAACAacaattttgttcaaaaacgtgtttaaaaacgttttataaTGTCTTCCTACGTAAAATGGACATTTGAATACACAAAATTACGAAAGAATTTCGGTAGGGAACCACTGTTTCAGATGGTACCAGCCACCATGCTGGACTCGATTTATCCTAACGAAGAAGATCAAAAGCAATACATGCTACGTAATCCAGTGCACCGTGAAGTACAAGCAACGTACTGTGCATCCGAAAATACGACAAACACGCCACTGTTAAAAACCCACGAACAAAGCGTAAACCATACCGAGGGTGGCTGGCCTAGAGAAGTCAACCCTTACAACGAGGATCATGTTCAAAGACATCGTCGCAGAATTATGCACGAAGATAACTACATACAGTCCGTACAAAACTTGTCAACGTCGTTGTTCCACTGTATAGACCAAAACAATGCCATTGAAATGTACGAAACATATTATGGTAAAATGGCCGAGCAGAAACCTGTAGAAAAATATGACATACGAATCGCTAACGTGTTCCGCGACGAACAGCAAAGACCCATATCGTGTGTCAAGTGGACAAATGAAAAACGTGCTAAACTAGCGGTTGCTTACTGTTTCAAAACATGCATGCCAGAACCAGAGCTAAACAAGATTAATGATTGTTTTATATGGGATGTTCACAGACAAACAAAACCAGTGTACGTTCTTAAACCTGAATACCCTTGCTGGCAACTAGCGTGTTCTCCCTCAAATCCTGAACTGTTAATTTGCGGCCTCGAAAAAGGCATCGTTAATGTATTCGATGTACGTGTAGGCGAAGCAGCTGTGTCATCTAGCTCTGTCTACAATTCACATCGCGAAGGAGTAACATCACTACTTTTCATACATTCTCGCACACAGTCTGAATTCTTTACTGGCTCATCCGATGGACAGTGTCTTTGGTGGGATCTACGCAACCTTTCTCATCCTCTAGATCAGTTACCAATGTCAGTTAGATACCGAGCATCAGAAAAACCCGGTCTAAACAACGCAGAGGGAGTAAGTGCGTTGGAATTTGATCACGGCTTGCCAACGAAATTCCTTTGCGGAACCGAAACTGGTTTAGTAATTAATGCAAATCGCATGGGAAGAAGTCATAGCGATATTTTAGTTTCCTATTGGAACGCCCATGATGGATCTATACAAGCCGTAGAAAGAAGTCCTTGTACATTTAGAATGTTTTTGACGTGTGGAGATTACACGGTTAAGGTGTGGAGCGAGGAAGTTCGCACCGAACCTATCATTGTAGCACGGCCTTATAACCATTTAGTGTCTGATGCCGCTTGGGCTCCTTTGAGATTTTCGTCTTACATGTCGATTTGTTCCGGTGGCTTCTTTTATTACTGGGATCTATTGCGTAAATATAAGGAGCCAGTAATGACTCTCCATGTATCTAAACATGGCCTTACGAGATTGTCACCTCATTCGGGCGGGGAATCAGTAGCTATTGGAGACTGTAAAGGATCTGTATACTTACTGCACCTGTCAGAAAATATGTCAATACCGGGGAATCGTGATAAGGTACTTATGAGTCAGGTTTATGAACGAGAAACCAAACGAGAACACATACTAGACAATCGTGTAAAGGAAATTCGGTTGAAAGCCAGAGCTGAGGAAGAAGGATTAGCTAATGAAATACCAGAGGAAATTACTGATGAGGAAGAATTGGACCAAATGACTCAAGAAGAATATTTTCGAATTGTCGAAGAGGAACTAAAAAACATGGACGTAAATTCCGACCAAGAAGGTGGATAGTTACTTttccttaataaattaatgcttGTATTACTAATAATACGTACACatgttgtttaattaaatatattctgCTATATAAGTTTTCATCAAATTAATGTCCAAAAATAATCTGGTCGCGTAAGTTAATTTTGAGTAGTCAAGAAGAACTTGGTCTGCAAAATGGTTATCGCTCGGTTGTCTACCAAAGAACGAATGAGTATTTTTATCACATACTTAAAACTTTATCTTACTTCAAACGTGTATTTATAAAACCACACCTGACTCAAGAATAAACGGAGAAAATGAATTACTTCAcggtatgtaggtacctaggaACGATATGAgatgtttaatgtttataaaatgcCACAACCTTAGTCCGTAACCTTTGTGAAATAACTGATTCATGTATTATTGAAGTGACTCGGAGGCTTACTGGCATAAACGCTTTGTACACGGCTTGACTGAGTAGCTAACAAAGAGATTACTGCTTGTTAGTGATTGAATATTAACTACAGGTTATAAGTAAGcggaaatataattttgtctgTCATGTAGAGTAACATGTTTACAATTTACAAGAACAGCAGTCCCGGATGTTTAGTATCGAGAAGCCCGCATGTCTCACAGCAAATCCGGTGGCTCGGCAGCAAGGGCCATGACCGCCGATTTGTACAAAACGACAAATCTAACGTGAGCCGTCAGATTTCAATAGAGATGCCCCTTTGTGAACATATCTGATGAATTAATAAGAGAGGCGGGGGAGCTCTCATTAGAATGGTGGCGTAAATTACTCGAGCCTCGTGAGTTGCGTGAATACAAAAGTGCGTCACCGGCAACTTTCACCGCTTGGTACTTACCACTCCAGGCGCAGGCGCACGCACCGAGCATGCCAGCCTCGATCCCATTCAACGTGCCtacaaatatttgctttttataTCAGCACATTCAAGTTAAAATATGGCCGGGTGTATGATCCAAGCTGCGACCGATATCCACGGCAGGAACATCTTACGCAACCTTTTCCaaactttcaaattaattatttaattagaaacttCAAACAACTACAAACTTCAAAAGTAAAGATATCTTAGCAAAATTGCTTAAGTATCTAAACGTGTTCCTGAAACATCGtagtaaaatgttaattagtaattagttaGGTAATCTAATTTGTTACAAAAGTACTGGATATATTTTAACGTTCATCTTAAGTACGATACTGAGATTAACGAGGAATGCGTTGAGTACCTCGACTATGTAGGTTAATGTCTAGCAATCCAGACCTCAGTACGTACAAATAGCgcagaacataatattatatgtgcCTATAAATTGTACCTGTGCATATCTAAATAATAAGTGCGATAGACTCACTGCTATACAAGTATAACTAACCACAGATTATAAATACCTGCGTACATTATACTGGATCGATTATGATTGCTACGTTCGTTTCGTTTCTGCAAATTATAACCATAAAGAATTGTACGGTCTAAAGGAAAATCAACTTTATATAAGTTAGTAATTGTGTTAAAAATCGATTGATAAAGTATTTGTTATACAACGTGGTCggtaaaaaaatgaaaatcaatattccatacttaatatattttatgcttCTAAAATGTAGCTGCACGTTTACGTACTGTTTAGGTATTAAAATACCGTTCTTAATCATTACCTACGATTGAATCGATATAgactaattttattactataaactACATTCATGTTATAAGCTTTAAATCTCAGTTATTAGACATTATATTGCAGTTTTATAGtgattatgttaaaaataatccaACATTTTAAGCTTGAGAGAGCCATGCACGGATGAGCCAGCTCggccggtgtgataccacggttactagaagcccaattacctccctgcccaatccctgattccccaacaacacttgtaagattgtattatacataaagttgcaaaaagttaaataaataaacacttaaattgctaacctccaaaaggcctttgctgtttcgggtgtccaatgCCGGTGGCGATAAATTAccgatccgcctgctcgttcaccagcttataccataaaaatgtacTTACGTAATTTTTTACTCACTAACAACATATTCGTGACTTCCTCTAGTATTACCAAAATGGGAGCTATTTCCTTAcccataaaatactaataagtaAACGTGAAGGTAACAGCTGGGTCTAGAATCTAGAATCTAGGTACTATGTAGAACCTAGGCGTGCTCGAAGCCATTAGTGGCGCCTAGTGTTTCATAACGTTTGCTTAGTCAGAAGTGATTATTAGATACGATCtagtatacataaatatattactcGTACTAACACGCAAATGTGAGCTTATTGTATTAACCATCGTTtagttaataacaatttatggtAGTCCAAGTATTTATTTCGATTAATCCACACATCTACAGGTAATCTTGAAACGTTTGATAAATAATAGCTCTTATTTAATTCGTGATAACGTTgatagtattttaatttgcaGATACTAAAACAGATTCACGTTACAAGTATAAACTCAATTATTGGAAAGTATGTTACTGGtatactgactgcctcgttggccgagtggttgcaagtgcgactgccgggcaaggggtctcgggttcgattcccgggtcgggcaaagtattactgggcttttttcggtttttcgaaaatttctcagtggtagcacggagtctggaaatgtgcccggtatatggcaataggctcaccacctattacatgggacttacaatataaattgtgaaatgtgggtgtacacagtggcattacgtgccataatgtgcacctctgcctaccccttcggggatcaaaggcgtgacgatatgtatgtatgtatgtatgttactcgTAGTTCTAGGTAAATAATTCATGGTCACCATTTAATTAagcattcataataataaattcctatatacatataaacctcaATTTTCAAGCAAATTTAAAGGCTACGGTTTTCTCTTTACGTATAAGTAAATTGCTAAGATAAACGAGCAAAGATTAACTATGCAGCTTTTCATTTTATACTAAGTAGCTACTTATACCGTCATTACACTGAGCATTATTTCATTAACCTCATAATAtcttataataaatcatttttatcagAAACTTTTATCCTCATTTAGCCAAAATATGAACTACTTACAGTAAATGCTAAAACACTAACATAAAATATCTAGGACAGATAATAATGATAGCGCCATATGGATACTgaaacaatatacaaaaaatataagaccTATTTCGGGATTTATCGTCCCTATAAACTACACGTGTGGTCTGCCATTTCGATGTAAGTTCACTAACTCTTCGTCAGTTCATTTACACCTAGTAGATACAGCCGATGGCAGATGAACATACTCCAATCTGTCAAACtcctttattagattttcaactttatcgttttgatattaagttaataattgaataaagaaatttgaTGGAAAGGGGTAAGTTGATGTGCTGTTGtctgtacatattattaatacGTACTTTTTGCACGCACTACAATTATAAGAAAGGCTGGCACGCGATCGTGACTTGCTTCAGAGTTTCGTACAAAAGTTGGGAACATCAATTCTTTAACCTTCCTTCACCTTACCTGAGATAGCGATAACcctg from Spodoptera frugiperda isolate SF20-4 chromosome 26, AGI-APGP_CSIRO_Sfru_2.0, whole genome shotgun sequence includes the following:
- the LOC118264244 gene encoding dynein intermediate chain 3, ciliary-like, with product MSSYVKWTFEYTKLRKNFGREPLFQMVPATMLDSIYPNEEDQKQYMLRNPVHREVQATYCASENTTNTPLLKTHEQSVNHTEGGWPREVNPYNEDHVQRHRRRIMHEDNYIQSVQNLSTSLFHCIDQNNAIEMYETYYGKMAEQKPVEKYDIRIANVFRDEQQRPISCVKWTNEKRAKLAVAYCFKTCMPEPELNKINDCFIWDVHRQTKPVYVLKPEYPCWQLACSPSNPELLICGLEKGIVNVFDVRVGEAAVSSSSVYNSHREGVTSLLFIHSRTQSEFFTGSSDGQCLWWDLRNLSHPLDQLPMSVRYRASEKPGLNNAEGVSALEFDHGLPTKFLCGTETGLVINANRMGRSHSDILVSYWNAHDGSIQAVERSPCTFRMFLTCGDYTVKVWSEEVRTEPIIVARPYNHLVSDAAWAPLRFSSYMSICSGGFFYYWDLLRKYKEPVMTLHVSKHGLTRLSPHSGGESVAIGDCKGSVYLLHLSENMSIPGNRDKVLMSQVYERETKREHILDNRVKEIRLKARAEEEGLANEIPEEITDEEELDQMTQEEYFRIVEEELKNMDVNSDQEGG